A genomic region of Azoarcus sp. KH32C contains the following coding sequences:
- a CDS encoding EAL domain-containing protein — protein MATFLEASVGELVDGSPVPTFVIDSRHHVRYWNRACEVMLGFSAARMVGTDDQWRPFYPERRPVMADLVASGSIDKLISTYYPAKFRPSKIIPGSYEAEDFFPHLGDGGAWLYFTAAPIRNDRGEIIGAIETLQDITERKEAERQLKEVLDEHRVIFDNAHVGIAYIRGRQILKCNQRMAEIFGYDGPEELSGQRTLMLYPSADTWREQGIRLYHQLEARGFSEEEVELRRRDGQPVWCYRVGRPIDPTEPHGGSIWAYSDISAQKRQQHQLELASTVFDNSSEALLICDRDNRIVSVNRAFTRITGFSAAEAIGQTPSILRSGRHDDAFYREMWDTLLSSDHWEGEIWDRRRNGEIYPKWLSISVVRDEPGQVTHYVAAFSDVTLRKHAEERAQFLARHDVLTGLPNRMLLRERFEQSAEHARRTHRKLALLFLDLDHFKRVNDSLGHPVGDAMLIAVAERLRVAVYGTDMIARLGGDEFVILLENVEHAEDIAKVAAKIDRCMQAPISVGGQLLSTSFSIGVAVFPSDGQDFDTLLQRADTAMYHVKESGRGTFSHFDEQMNVQASERLSLHARLRQAIDGDEFALVFQPQVNLRDGRVFGAEALLRWNPREGGAVGPDRFIPVAEESGLILPIGEWVIRQAFHQARRWLDAGTPMQLSINVSGLQIYRSDLLATLTAVQRDTGVPPQMIEIELTESTLMEDVQTVREVLDALKRAGYSLSIDDFGTGYSSLAYLKKFPIHRLKIDRSFVTDLCTNPEDQAIARAVIQIGHALNLRVIAEGVETAEQMSLLKQHGCHEGQGYFFGRPVPAERLAVPASGRTAAAESRRAAGSEQCSGLLRVL, from the coding sequence ATGGCCACATTCCTCGAAGCAAGCGTGGGTGAACTGGTCGACGGCTCCCCCGTCCCGACCTTCGTCATCGACAGCCGGCATCACGTCCGATACTGGAACCGCGCATGCGAGGTCATGCTCGGCTTTTCGGCAGCGCGGATGGTGGGAACGGACGATCAATGGCGGCCCTTCTACCCCGAGCGCCGCCCCGTGATGGCGGATCTGGTCGCCAGCGGTTCGATCGACAAGCTGATCTCGACCTACTACCCGGCGAAGTTCCGCCCGTCGAAGATCATCCCCGGCAGCTACGAGGCGGAAGACTTCTTCCCCCACCTCGGCGACGGCGGCGCCTGGTTGTACTTCACCGCCGCCCCCATCCGCAACGACCGCGGCGAAATCATCGGCGCGATCGAAACCCTGCAGGACATCACCGAGCGCAAGGAAGCCGAACGCCAGCTCAAGGAAGTGCTCGACGAGCACCGCGTGATCTTCGACAACGCGCACGTCGGCATCGCCTACATCCGCGGTCGGCAGATCCTCAAGTGCAACCAGCGCATGGCCGAGATCTTCGGCTACGACGGCCCGGAAGAGCTTTCCGGCCAGCGCACGCTGATGCTCTATCCGTCCGCCGACACCTGGCGGGAACAGGGCATCCGCCTCTACCACCAGCTCGAAGCACGCGGTTTCAGCGAGGAAGAGGTCGAACTGCGGCGCCGCGACGGACAGCCGGTCTGGTGCTACCGCGTCGGCCGCCCGATCGACCCGACCGAACCGCACGGGGGATCGATCTGGGCCTATTCGGACATCTCCGCACAAAAGCGGCAGCAACACCAGCTCGAACTTGCGAGCACGGTTTTCGACAACAGCTCGGAAGCGCTGCTGATCTGCGACCGGGACAACCGCATCGTCAGCGTCAACCGCGCCTTCACGCGCATCACCGGCTTCAGTGCGGCCGAGGCGATCGGCCAGACGCCGTCGATCCTGCGCTCGGGTCGGCACGACGACGCCTTCTACCGCGAAATGTGGGACACGCTGCTGTCGAGCGACCATTGGGAAGGCGAGATCTGGGACCGGCGCCGCAACGGCGAGATCTACCCGAAGTGGCTGTCGATCTCGGTCGTGCGTGACGAGCCCGGCCAGGTGACACACTACGTCGCCGCCTTCTCGGACGTGACGCTACGCAAGCATGCCGAAGAGCGCGCGCAGTTCCTCGCCCGCCACGACGTGCTCACCGGCCTGCCGAACCGCATGCTGCTGCGCGAGCGCTTCGAGCAATCCGCCGAGCATGCGCGCCGGACGCATCGCAAGCTCGCCCTGCTCTTCCTCGACCTCGACCACTTCAAACGCGTCAACGATTCCCTCGGCCATCCCGTCGGGGACGCGATGCTGATCGCGGTCGCCGAACGGCTCCGCGTCGCCGTGTACGGCACCGACATGATCGCGCGGCTCGGCGGCGACGAATTCGTGATCCTGCTCGAAAACGTCGAACACGCGGAGGACATCGCCAAAGTCGCGGCGAAGATCGACCGCTGCATGCAGGCGCCGATCAGCGTCGGCGGGCAGCTTCTCAGCACCTCGTTCTCGATCGGCGTGGCCGTGTTCCCGAGCGACGGGCAGGATTTCGACACCCTGCTGCAACGCGCCGACACGGCGATGTACCACGTCAAGGAATCCGGGCGCGGCACCTTCAGCCACTTCGACGAGCAGATGAACGTGCAGGCGTCGGAACGACTCTCGCTGCATGCGCGTCTGCGCCAGGCGATCGACGGCGACGAATTCGCGCTGGTCTTCCAGCCCCAGGTCAACCTCCGCGACGGACGCGTGTTCGGCGCCGAGGCGCTGCTGCGCTGGAACCCGCGCGAGGGCGGCGCCGTCGGGCCGGACCGTTTCATCCCGGTCGCCGAGGAAAGCGGCCTGATCCTGCCGATCGGCGAATGGGTGATCCGGCAGGCCTTCCATCAAGCCCGCCGTTGGCTCGACGCCGGCACGCCGATGCAGCTCAGCATCAACGTGTCGGGCCTGCAGATCTATCGCAGCGACCTGCTCGCGACGCTGACAGCGGTCCAGCGCGATACGGGCGTGCCGCCGCAGATGATCGAGATCGAGCTCACCGAATCGACACTGATGGAAGACGTTCAAACCGTGCGCGAGGTCCTCGATGCATTGAAGCGCGCCGGGTATTCGCTCTCCATCGACGACTTCGGCACCGGCTACTCGAGTCTCGCCTACCTGAAGAAATTCCCGATCCACCGCCTGAAGATCGATCGCTCCTTCGTCACGGATCTATGCACCAACCCCGAAGACCAGGCGATCGCGCGGGCCGTGATCCAGATCGGCCACGCGCTGAACCTGCGGGTCATCGCCGAGGGTGTTGAGACGGCCGAACAGATGTCGCTGCTCAAGCAGCACGGCTGCCACGAGGGACAGGGTTATTTCTTCGGTCGTCCCGTGCCGGCCGAGCGGCTCGCCGTGCCCGCGTCGGGCCGAACTGCCGCAGCCGAGAGCCGACGCGCTGCTGGAAGCGAGCAATGTTCCGGGCTGCTGCGCGTGCTTTAG
- a CDS encoding quinoprotein relay system zinc metallohydrolase 1: MRRAASTAFPALLAFALSLSAPTPIGAADRAVPTQPSRSQATFDYHLSPREIAPGVFVFIGRNEDFTVENGGNILNTGFIVGPEGVVVIDTGSSRRYGEQMLAAIRRITTKPVVLAVNTHHHPDHFLGNQAFPAETLAALPQTRKGIETDGEAFNENLYRMAGDWMQGTERVVPTQRLEPGRRVVAGRDLEFLALAGHTAADLVVIDHASGTIFAGDLLFNGRTPTTPHADIPGWLAALDRLETLSARRWVPGHGAVAGDATAIRQTRAWLQWLARTMRDGAEAGLDMTEMLAQPIAPEFRKLALVETEYRRSVIHLFPHAEQAALSRAGLR, encoded by the coding sequence ATGCGCCGCGCCGCCAGCACCGCGTTTCCCGCACTCCTCGCGTTCGCGCTGTCCCTGAGCGCGCCGACGCCGATCGGCGCGGCCGACCGGGCAGTGCCGACCCAGCCAAGCCGCAGCCAGGCGACATTCGACTACCACCTCTCGCCGCGCGAGATCGCCCCCGGCGTATTCGTCTTCATCGGCCGCAATGAGGATTTCACCGTCGAGAACGGCGGCAACATCCTCAACACCGGCTTCATCGTCGGCCCGGAAGGCGTCGTCGTGATCGACACCGGCAGCTCGCGGCGCTACGGCGAACAGATGCTCGCCGCGATCCGTCGTATCACGACGAAGCCCGTGGTCCTCGCCGTCAACACCCACCACCACCCCGACCATTTCCTCGGCAACCAGGCCTTCCCCGCCGAAACCCTCGCCGCGCTGCCGCAGACGCGCAAGGGCATCGAAACCGACGGCGAAGCCTTCAACGAGAACCTGTACCGGATGGCGGGCGACTGGATGCAGGGCACCGAACGGGTCGTTCCGACGCAGCGCCTCGAACCGGGCCGCCGCGTCGTCGCCGGGCGCGACCTTGAATTCCTCGCACTCGCCGGGCACACCGCCGCCGACCTGGTCGTGATCGACCATGCGAGCGGCACGATCTTTGCGGGCGACTTGCTCTTCAACGGCCGCACGCCGACCACGCCGCACGCCGACATCCCGGGGTGGCTCGCAGCGCTCGACCGCCTGGAAACCCTGTCCGCGCGCCGCTGGGTGCCCGGCCACGGCGCGGTCGCCGGCGACGCGACCGCGATCCGCCAGACCCGCGCCTGGCTTCAGTGGCTGGCCCGGACGATGCGCGACGGCGCCGAGGCGGGGCTGGACATGACCGAGATGCTCGCGCAGCCGATCGCACCCGAATTCCGCAAGCTCGCGTTGGTGGAGACCGAATACCGCCGCAGCGTGATCCATCTGTTTCCGCACGCCGAGCAGGCCGCCTTGTCCAGGGCTGGACTACGATGA
- the wrbA gene encoding NAD(P)H:quinone oxidoreductase: protein MSKILVLYYSSYGHIETMAGAIAEGARSVDDTEVVIKRVPELMPEDVAKKAGVKLDQKAPIATPGELADYDAIIFGTPTRFGNMASQMRNFLDQTGSLWTKGALVGKVGSVFTSTGTGGGNETTVQSFHTTLLHQGLIIVGLPYTCPELSDISELKGGSPLGAATIAGADGSRKPSEKELTMARFQGRHVAAITGKLFPG, encoded by the coding sequence GTGAGCAAGATCCTTGTGCTGTACTACTCGTCCTACGGCCATATCGAAACGATGGCCGGTGCAATCGCCGAAGGCGCACGCTCGGTCGATGACACCGAGGTCGTCATCAAGCGCGTGCCCGAGCTGATGCCCGAGGACGTCGCGAAGAAAGCCGGCGTCAAGCTCGACCAGAAGGCGCCGATCGCGACGCCGGGCGAACTCGCCGACTACGACGCGATCATCTTCGGCACGCCCACCCGCTTCGGCAACATGGCGAGCCAGATGCGCAACTTTCTCGACCAGACGGGAAGCCTGTGGACGAAAGGCGCGCTCGTCGGCAAGGTCGGCAGCGTGTTCACGAGCACCGGCACCGGCGGCGGCAACGAAACGACCGTGCAGTCCTTCCATACCACGCTGCTGCACCAGGGCCTGATCATCGTCGGGCTGCCCTACACCTGCCCGGAACTCTCCGACATCTCGGAACTGAAGGGCGGATCGCCCCTCGGCGCCGCGACGATCGCCGGAGCCGACGGCTCGCGGAAGCCTTCCGAGAAGGAGCTCACGATGGCGCGCTTCCAGGGGCGGCACGTCGCCGCGATCACCGGAAAGCTGTTCCCGGGCTAG
- a CDS encoding sensor histidine kinase: MMNMLRNVSLSLQARISLVLTGLLAIVLIAGGSWWMHETRQSIHEEVQAASHVAQQWISVMVSETLRDPAEGPARLMTNLRAVGRLRANQLEVIAADGKSLYVSPESTYKAGRFAPGWFAAWLTPPLPAARFDAGDRQIVLRPDASRAVLDAWDDLAAGLGSALALILIVGIAVRHALQRALSPLAQIDAALARGADGRFDTRLPSYRVAELDRLATTYNRLADTLDDTRAHNLRLEEDQAFGRAVQARLEEERRVIARELHDELGQAITAVRAISGAILQRSDNQPQIHGSAQAILAMTGQMQDGVRTILQRLRPPAGISAQLDQAVAEYCRLWSGHHPQIALDCHTTPTATATGEGLGITVLRLLQESLTNVARHSGASHVDVRLVVVGDAIALEVCDNGCGLGADTRPARYGLIGMRERVAELHGELHLDTPAGGGLRVSARLPIPPSHEESNHGLHA, from the coding sequence ATGATGAACATGCTTCGCAATGTCTCGCTCAGCCTGCAGGCCCGCATCAGCCTCGTGCTCACGGGCCTCCTCGCCATCGTGCTGATCGCCGGCGGGTCTTGGTGGATGCACGAAACGCGGCAGTCCATCCACGAGGAGGTGCAGGCCGCGAGCCACGTGGCGCAACAGTGGATCTCGGTGATGGTATCGGAAACGCTGCGCGACCCGGCCGAGGGCCCGGCACGCCTGATGACCAACCTGCGCGCCGTGGGACGGCTCCGCGCCAACCAGCTCGAAGTCATCGCCGCCGACGGCAAGTCGCTGTATGTCTCACCCGAATCGACCTACAAGGCCGGCCGCTTCGCGCCCGGCTGGTTCGCCGCCTGGCTGACGCCGCCGCTGCCGGCGGCCCGCTTCGACGCCGGCGACCGTCAGATCGTGCTGCGCCCGGACGCCTCGCGCGCCGTGCTCGACGCCTGGGACGATCTCGCCGCCGGTCTCGGCTCGGCACTTGCCTTGATCCTGATTGTGGGGATCGCCGTCCGCCACGCGCTGCAGCGTGCGCTCTCACCGCTCGCACAGATCGACGCGGCCCTCGCGCGCGGCGCCGACGGCCGCTTCGACACCCGCCTGCCCAGCTACCGCGTCGCCGAACTCGATCGCCTCGCGACCACCTACAACCGGCTTGCCGACACGCTGGACGACACGCGCGCGCACAACCTGCGCCTCGAAGAGGACCAGGCCTTCGGGCGGGCGGTGCAGGCCCGGCTCGAAGAGGAACGCCGCGTGATCGCCCGCGAGCTGCATGACGAACTCGGGCAGGCGATCACCGCGGTCCGCGCGATCTCCGGTGCGATCCTGCAACGCAGCGACAACCAGCCGCAGATCCACGGCAGCGCGCAGGCCATCCTCGCGATGACCGGCCAGATGCAGGACGGCGTCCGTACGATCCTGCAGCGGCTGCGCCCGCCCGCCGGCATCAGCGCGCAGCTCGACCAGGCAGTGGCCGAATATTGCCGCCTGTGGTCCGGCCATCACCCGCAGATCGCCCTCGACTGCCACACGACGCCGACCGCCACCGCGACCGGCGAAGGCCTGGGCATCACGGTACTGCGCCTGCTGCAGGAAAGCCTCACGAACGTCGCCCGTCATTCCGGCGCCTCGCACGTCGACGTCCGCTTGGTCGTCGTCGGCGACGCGATCGCGCTCGAAGTCTGCGACAACGGCTGCGGCCTCGGCGCCGACACCCGCCCCGCCCGCTACGGACTGATCGGCATGCGCGAGCGCGTCGCCGAACTGCACGGCGAGCTACATCTCGACACCCCCGCCGGCGGCGGCTTGCGCGTCAGCGCCCGCCTGCCCATCCCCCCGTCACACGAGGAAAGCAACCATGGCCTCCACGCTTGA
- a CDS encoding methanol/ethanol family PQQ-dependent dehydrogenase: MEKTRKSGRLPGALSVLALALATVGTVQAREVTDNDILKDGTGITSQVVTYGLGTKGQRFSPLAKVNTSTVKNLVPVWSFSFGGEKQRGQQSQPIVFDGKMYVTASYSRIFALDMKTGEKLWKYEHRLPEGIMPCCDVINRGAAIYGNLVIFGTLDAQLVALDKDTGKVVWKEKIEDYKGGYSFTAAPQIVKGMVITGVSGGEFGIVGKVEARDAKTGKLVWSRPTVEGNMGYKYDKDGKEIENGVSGTTNATWPGDLWKSGGAAPWLSAYYDPEVNLIFIGTGNPAPWNSWLRPGDNLYSSSTVAIDPDTGKIVWHYQTTPHDGWDFDGVNEFVSFDYKDPKTGKMVKAGGKADRNGFFFVNDRTNGKLLNAFPFVNRHDWADRIDLATGRPVYNDSKRPPNPFVEGGEGKKGESIFAAPSFLGGKNQMPMAYSPKTGYFYVPSNEWGMDIWNEPVSYKRGAAYLGAGFTIKPLNDDYIGALRAVDPVSGKIMWEVKNNAPLWGGVLATGGDLVFYGTPEGYLKAINAKTGAELWKFQTGSGIIAPPITWEDNGEQYVAVVSGWGGAVPLWGGDVAKRVNMLEQGGSVWVFKLHKS; encoded by the coding sequence ATGGAGAAGACCCGCAAGAGCGGCCGCCTGCCGGGCGCTTTGAGCGTACTGGCCCTGGCGCTCGCGACCGTTGGTACGGTGCAGGCTCGGGAAGTGACCGACAATGACATTCTGAAGGACGGCACGGGCATCACGAGCCAGGTGGTGACCTACGGTCTCGGCACCAAGGGGCAGCGCTTCAGCCCGTTGGCCAAAGTCAATACCTCCACCGTCAAGAATCTGGTTCCCGTGTGGTCGTTCTCGTTTGGTGGCGAGAAGCAGCGCGGCCAGCAGTCGCAGCCGATCGTGTTCGACGGCAAGATGTACGTCACCGCGTCGTATAGCCGCATCTTCGCGCTCGACATGAAGACCGGCGAGAAGCTGTGGAAGTACGAGCACCGCCTGCCCGAAGGCATCATGCCTTGCTGCGACGTGATCAACCGCGGTGCCGCGATCTACGGCAACCTGGTGATCTTCGGTACGCTGGATGCTCAGCTCGTCGCGCTCGACAAGGACACCGGCAAGGTCGTCTGGAAGGAGAAGATCGAAGACTACAAGGGCGGTTACTCCTTCACCGCTGCGCCGCAGATCGTCAAGGGGATGGTGATCACCGGCGTGTCGGGCGGCGAATTCGGTATCGTCGGCAAGGTCGAAGCGCGCGATGCGAAGACCGGCAAGCTCGTGTGGAGCCGTCCGACGGTCGAAGGCAACATGGGCTACAAGTACGACAAGGACGGCAAAGAGATCGAGAACGGCGTCTCTGGCACGACCAACGCCACCTGGCCGGGGGACCTGTGGAAGTCGGGCGGTGCAGCACCCTGGCTGTCGGCCTACTACGATCCCGAAGTCAACCTGATCTTCATCGGTACCGGCAACCCGGCCCCGTGGAACAGCTGGCTGCGCCCGGGTGACAACCTGTACTCGTCCTCGACCGTCGCGATCGACCCGGACACCGGCAAGATCGTGTGGCACTACCAGACCACGCCGCATGACGGCTGGGACTTCGACGGCGTGAACGAGTTCGTGTCCTTCGATTACAAGGATCCGAAGACCGGCAAGATGGTCAAGGCCGGCGGCAAGGCCGACCGGAACGGCTTCTTCTTCGTGAACGACCGGACCAACGGCAAGTTGCTCAACGCCTTCCCGTTCGTCAATCGCCATGACTGGGCCGACCGCATCGACCTCGCGACGGGCCGTCCGGTCTACAACGATAGCAAGCGTCCGCCCAACCCCTTCGTCGAAGGCGGCGAAGGCAAGAAGGGCGAATCGATCTTCGCCGCGCCTTCCTTCCTCGGCGGCAAGAACCAGATGCCGATGGCCTACAGCCCGAAGACCGGCTACTTCTATGTGCCGTCCAACGAATGGGGCATGGACATCTGGAACGAGCCGGTGTCGTACAAGCGCGGCGCGGCCTACCTCGGCGCGGGCTTCACGATCAAGCCTCTGAACGACGACTACATCGGCGCGTTGCGCGCGGTCGATCCGGTCAGCGGCAAGATCATGTGGGAAGTGAAGAACAACGCTCCGTTGTGGGGTGGCGTGCTGGCGACCGGTGGCGACCTGGTGTTCTACGGTACGCCCGAAGGCTACCTGAAGGCGATCAACGCCAAGACGGGCGCCGAGCTGTGGAAGTTCCAGACCGGTTCCGGCATCATTGCGCCCCCGATCACCTGGGAGGACAACGGCGAGCAGTATGTCGCCGTCGTGTCCGGCTGGGGCGGTGCGGTTCCGCTGTGGGGCGGCGACGTCGCCAAGCGCGTGAACATGCTCGAGCAGGGCGGTTCCGTGTGGGTGTTCAAGCTGCACAAGTCCTGA
- a CDS encoding quinoprotein dehydrogenase-associated SoxYZ-like carrier: MRSAIVMTLALLCLGLLTPTRTAHATSPAISPDAATDPLQSPRWGDMRKLFFAGQRVVFDARVRVSGPDIAEDSLNVPISVDASALPDVQEVLVFADFNPILGVLRFFPTAAKPALGLRLKLQQSSPVRAAARTADGVWHVGGLWVTATGGGCTAPSTGSGSHEWQERLNEVSARVFPRIDGGSRLRLRIIHPMDTGLAPGVPVFHIEELRLADEGGAELMRIQPYEPVAENPLFTVDLPARASGNGRIHTSGRDNNGNLIDAWVTP; encoded by the coding sequence ATGCGCAGTGCAATTGTGATGACATTGGCCTTGCTGTGCCTTGGCCTGCTGACGCCGACGCGCACGGCGCACGCGACTTCGCCCGCAATTTCTCCCGACGCGGCCACGGATCCGCTGCAATCGCCGCGCTGGGGCGACATGCGGAAGCTGTTCTTCGCCGGCCAGCGTGTCGTGTTCGACGCCCGCGTGCGCGTGAGCGGCCCCGACATCGCCGAAGACTCCCTGAACGTACCGATCAGCGTCGACGCAAGCGCCCTGCCCGACGTGCAGGAAGTGCTCGTCTTCGCCGACTTCAACCCCATCCTCGGCGTACTGCGCTTTTTCCCGACCGCAGCGAAGCCCGCGCTCGGACTGCGGCTCAAGCTGCAGCAATCGTCGCCGGTGCGCGCCGCGGCACGCACGGCGGACGGCGTGTGGCATGTCGGCGGGCTGTGGGTCACGGCCACCGGCGGCGGCTGCACCGCCCCTTCGACCGGCTCGGGCTCGCACGAATGGCAGGAGCGCCTCAACGAAGTCAGCGCCCGCGTCTTCCCGCGCATCGACGGCGGCTCACGCCTGCGCCTGCGGATCATCCACCCGATGGACACTGGCCTTGCCCCAGGTGTGCCGGTCTTCCATATCGAGGAACTGCGCCTCGCCGACGAAGGCGGCGCCGAGCTGATGCGCATCCAGCCTTACGAGCCGGTCGCGGAGAACCCGCTATTCACGGTCGACCTGCCCGCCCGCGCCAGCGGCAACGGACGCATCCATACGTCCGGCCGTGACAATAACGGCAACCTGATCGATGCGTGGGTGACGCCGTGA
- a CDS encoding cache domain-containing protein, protein MKKNLIKPIVAAALFGIATQSALAADRGTPREARELFDQAVKFMEANTPEKAFAAFNDRKGRFVRKDMYVFVIDDKGVYHASGAAPEALVGLTVLNTTDAAGNPLFRQMIDSTRSAPEATVRYMWLNRVTNKVEPKVTYVHKVGDYVLGVGYSAPRASADDARGMLTRAVDLVKKDGAAKAAASFNDRQGAFVKDDLYVFMVNMDSGKFEAMGMNPALSDTDARGLHDAEGHALVAEMIDKLKSAEDATVEYVWRNPVTNRVEKKRSYVHRVGNSLVGVGHYIE, encoded by the coding sequence GTGAAAAAGAACCTCATCAAGCCGATCGTTGCGGCCGCGCTGTTCGGTATTGCGACGCAGTCGGCGCTCGCCGCCGATCGCGGCACGCCGCGCGAGGCGCGCGAGCTGTTCGACCAAGCGGTCAAGTTCATGGAAGCGAACACGCCCGAGAAGGCCTTCGCCGCCTTCAACGACCGCAAGGGCCGTTTCGTGCGCAAGGACATGTACGTGTTCGTGATCGACGACAAGGGCGTCTATCACGCGAGTGGCGCCGCGCCCGAGGCGCTGGTCGGCCTTACGGTGCTCAACACGACCGACGCGGCCGGCAATCCGCTCTTCCGCCAGATGATCGACAGCACGCGCAGCGCGCCGGAAGCGACCGTACGCTACATGTGGCTGAACCGCGTCACCAACAAGGTCGAACCGAAGGTCACCTACGTCCATAAGGTCGGTGACTATGTGCTCGGCGTCGGCTACTCCGCGCCGCGCGCGAGCGCCGACGACGCCCGCGGCATGCTGACGCGCGCTGTCGACCTGGTGAAGAAGGACGGCGCGGCCAAGGCCGCCGCGAGCTTCAACGACCGGCAGGGCGCGTTCGTGAAGGACGATCTCTACGTGTTCATGGTGAACATGGACAGCGGCAAGTTCGAGGCGATGGGCATGAACCCGGCGCTGTCGGACACCGATGCCCGCGGCCTGCACGATGCCGAGGGGCACGCGCTGGTGGCCGAGATGATCGACAAGCTGAAGTCCGCCGAAGATGCGACCGTCGAGTACGTGTGGCGCAACCCGGTGACGAACCGCGTCGAGAAGAAGCGCTCGTACGTGCATCGCGTCGGCAATTCGCTGGTCGGCGTGGGGCACTACATCGAGTAA
- a CDS encoding response regulator transcription factor yields the protein MASTLENIRLVLADDHAVVRMGFRMLLEGAGATVVAEADCGEAALTAFAEHRPDALVMDVTMPGVGGLGALERLLAHHPGARVLMLSAHDDAQIPMRALKAGATGYLSKRAQPTELVRAVSQVARGQRYVDPELAPQLALAQFGGSNDPVDALTDKEFAVFLQLAKGRSVNEVATTQKLSPSTVGTHLYHIKQKLNATNAAELALIAVRSGLIEA from the coding sequence ATGGCCTCCACGCTTGAAAACATCCGTCTTGTCCTCGCCGACGATCATGCGGTCGTCCGCATGGGCTTCCGCATGTTGCTCGAAGGCGCCGGCGCAACCGTCGTGGCCGAGGCCGACTGCGGCGAGGCGGCCCTCACCGCATTCGCCGAGCACCGCCCCGACGCGCTCGTGATGGACGTGACGATGCCCGGCGTCGGCGGTCTTGGCGCGCTCGAACGGCTCCTCGCCCACCATCCGGGCGCCCGCGTGCTGATGCTGTCGGCCCACGACGACGCGCAGATCCCGATGCGCGCGCTGAAAGCCGGCGCCACCGGCTATCTCTCCAAGCGCGCCCAGCCGACCGAACTCGTGCGAGCGGTTTCACAGGTGGCGCGCGGCCAACGCTATGTCGACCCGGAGCTCGCGCCCCAGCTCGCGCTCGCGCAGTTCGGCGGGAGCAACGATCCGGTCGATGCGCTGACCGACAAGGAATTCGCCGTCTTCCTGCAGCTCGCCAAGGGCCGCTCGGTGAACGAGGTCGCCACCACGCAGAAACTCAGCCCGAGCACGGTCGGGACTCACCTCTACCACATCAAGCAGAAGCTCAACGCGACGAACGCCGCAGAACTGGCGCTGATCGCCGTTCGATCGGGACTCATCGAAGCCTGA